Genomic DNA from Garra rufa chromosome 18, GarRuf1.0, whole genome shotgun sequence:
gaatatattataaaatgtaatttattcctgttattttaaagctgaacttttagcatcattactgcagtcacatgatccttcagaaatcattctaacattatgaaacattcatttttattatgatcaatatttaaaacagttgagtacgttTTTCTCAGGACTCTTCGATGAATAAAGATCCaaagatgcattttttttattatctctAAAATATTTagataattatagaaattaatacttttatttagcaaggatactttaaattgatgaAATGAAATGACTTTGACTTTTTAATActtagtttgtttttaatatgaatagcaaatataaaagccctttcacatataaatacataaattaaacatttgactgtttttgctgtattttggatcaaataaatgcagacttggtgagcaaaaaataataaaaatcttgcTATTTTGATTGATCAACATTTCCTTTTTTGATTTTACAACAACTATTCTTGATTTTCTCCAATTACTTTCAGTTTTGTACAGAAATATACATAGGAGTATGAAACATTAAAATTAGCTTTAGGTTTTGAATAACTGTGTGTATGTGATAAATCCAATCATATTATGGCAAAGGTGTTTGCAATGCAAGACAAATGTTTGCTTTTGAGACATGTTTGTGATATTTTGAATGCAGAGATTTTaggcattttgcattttgttttgaaAAACAGAGGCAAGGTTTtgccaaaaaaaagtaaaaagcataaaaaatcttactgtcaaaAACAAACTATATACagtgtagtttaaattcagctgGAGCTTGTGTAGTTTGTGTATATTATATCTGTGTATAATTGTGTATTGATTATGTCTCAGATTGATGATGTCCGCAGAACCTCATGTCCGTGTGGCTCCTGAACCTCTGCGGGTCGATCCGGTCCGAACCACAGAACTGGTCTGCCCCGATCTGGACCTGTCCGTCACTCTCACCCCCGAGCGACCAGCGGAGCGACGCCATCGACAGGTTCAGTCCTGTAAAATACATCCATGAAAAATTAAAATCCAGATGTGTTTGAACAGGTCCAAATAAACTGGACTGGAGTTGAAGACACGACTAACTCTGTGTGTCCACTAGATGATGCTGTGGGGTTTGTCTTTACCCTTGCTGTATTATTACTTTATTTCAGGTGCGTTTTAATGTGAGTCCAGAGCGCAGCGGTCATTCGGAGCCGGATCCGGCCTTCATCACGGTGATCCCAGAACCTAGAAACCATCAGACCACAGCCCGCAAACCTCAACACAAAGACAAGCACGGTGAACAAACACTAGTTTGATATTGTGACGAGACATTATGACTTAATGTCAGTATTAGCTGTGGTTAACAGGCCTTAAATAGTCTTCATTCATCTGTCCACAAATGAAGGCCTCGAAAAGATCTTAAATCAGGGCAGAAAgtcttttaaaaatcattaagtCATGGCATTAAATGTTGCGTGTGCTGCGACCAAAAATAggtgaataaaataaaaccagaTCAAGACAAACGTTGAAGTTGACTTGAGACCAGAGCTGGACCAGAACATCTGGAAAagtttgaaacaaaaaaaaaacatttgaaacgtttaaaatttaaaaagatttccaagttttaaatgttttaagattGTTTTTCAGTCTGAAgtagtttaaagtagttttaaaagcttaatgtttgatagatagcatgtttctagcatgattagcaagttgctagcatgattagcaagttgctagcatgattctaccatgattagcaagttgctagcatgattctaccatgattagcaagttactagcatgattctaccatgattagcaagttgctagcatgattctaccatgattagcaagttactagcatgattcttacatgattaccatgttgtcagtatgtttctagcatgattaacaagttactagcatgattctaccatgattagcaagttactagcatgattcttacatgattaccatgttgtcagtatgtttctagcatgattaacaagttactaccatgattctaccatgattagcaagttgctagcatgattctaccatgattagcaagttgctagcatgattctaccatgattaacaagttactagcatgattctaccatgattagcaagttgctagcatgattctaccatgattaacaagttgctagcatgattctaccatgattagcaagttactagcatgattctaccatgattaacaagttgctagcatgattctaccatgattagcaagttactagcatgattctaccatgattaacaagttgctagcatgattctaccatgattagcaagttactagcatgattcttgcatgattaccatgttgccagtatgtttctagcatgattagcaagttgctagcgtttttataacatgattaacaagttagcaAATTGgcagtatgtttctaacatgattagcatgttgctagcatgattctagcatgttgctaacatgattctattaccaagttactagcatgattctagcatgattaaaaagtttctaacatgattaccaagttgctagcatgattagcatgttgttagcatgtttctagcatgattaacacgttgCCAGTATATTGCTAGCACGATTAgcttgtttttagcatgattaccaagcagctagcatttttctaacatgattaacaagttgttagtatgattagcatgttgttagcatgtttctagcacgattaacacgttaccagtatgtttctaacatgattatcaagttgctactagcatgattagcacgttgttagcatgtttctagcgtcattagcaagttgccagtatgttgctagcacgattagcttgtttttagcatgattaccaagctgctagcatttttctaacatgattaacaagttgttagtatgattagcacgttgttagcatgtttctagcgtgattagcaagttgccagtatgttgctagcacgattagcttgtttttagcatgattaccaagctgctagcatttttctaacatgattaacaagttgttagtatgattagcacgttgttagcatgtttctagcgtcattagcaagttgccagtatgttgctagcacgattagcttgtttttagcatgattaccaagctgctagcatttttctaacatgattaacgagttgttagtatgattagtatgttgttagcaggtttctaacatgattagcctgttactagcatgttgctagcatgattaccaagttgttagcatgtttgtaacatgattagcctgttactagcatgttgctagcatgattagaatgttgttagcattagtagcctgttgttagcatgattagcaatttactagcatgtttctagcctgattagcatgtcaatAACATGATTCTAGTTTCTAGGCTTggttggagagagagagagagagagagagagattagaaATATTAGAAGAGTTGAAATGACTTTAAATGAATTAGAAATAGTTGACAGAAGGGCAgtttgagtctcaagggattgtgggagttttgtcagtgtgagtttgaatagtgttgaacattccctcaatgtaagtctatgggatttctcCCAGTTTTAATCCTCATTTTTAGGAAAAGCGTGAGTTTGGAGTTTAAGAGTTAAAGCTCGAGGAGGAGCAGTTGAttattttagtctcagaagaagaagtttaaatagcatttcagtaagtctGCTTTCTCAAGTCTTTATAAACATGTGTCATGAAAATAACTTCACAATGCACAAGGAGCTGATGGAGTTGTTATCATTAGGCGTGTCATTTATGACAATAACATTAACGTGGAGATGATTCATAAGTGCGTGTGCTGTCATGAATCAGTGATGGGAGTCTGCATGTGTGTGTTATTCAGGTCACGAATCAGACAGCGGGAGCGTCCGGGTGACGGAGGGGGCGGAGCTAAACACCACCCTGGCCTTGAGGGCGGAGCTTCAGGAAGTGGAGAACCAGGTGTTTGATCCTGAGAGAGCTGTAAAAGACAAACTGCTGAGTTCAAGCCTCACGAAGAACCACGTCGGCAGCAAAGCAGCAGAGGGTGAGACGCTACAGTGTTAATCATTCACAATCAATTAAGACTAAATGATCactctttttcttcttttctacAGGGCTGAATTTCCCTCGCTCTCAGCACTTGTACCGGGCCTTAGTCAGTGTCAGCCTATCACGCGATCAGCTCATTAGCCAGGCGCTACAGGATAGGCCAGCGATGGCCCCGCCCACAGTCAGCCAGACCAATAAGGTCAGAGTTGTGTTTGTGTCAGTGTTTCAGTGTAAGGTGTGAATAATGGAGTAATAAACcactaaataaatgtaaaatctgAGAAATAGGTCTTATAAAACTGGCAAAAGATGCTgacttttaattacatttatgatAAGTAATACATAGAATAATTAAGGACTACAGAAgcacatatacatataaatataactttttattaatttacttaaatATCTATTTCTTGCTCACTGTGGTTgtctgtatatatacatacatattaagatttttaatggtctttaaagacgtttcttctgctcatcaaggctgcgttcatggtgtccgcggatccttaaagtcttaaaaagtcttaaatagcGTTttcctaatatgtgaccctggagcacaaaaccagtcttaagtcactggggtatatttgtagcaatagccaaaaatacattgcatgggtcaaaatttttgatttttcttttatgccaaaaatcattaagatattaagtaaagttcatgttccatgaagattttttgtaaaattcctactgtaaatatatcaaaatgtaatttttgatttgtaatatgcattgctaagaacttcatttggacaactttaaaggtgattttctcagtatttttgatttttttgcaccctcagatttttgatttcaaatagatgtatctcagccaaatattgtccgatcctaacaaaccagacatcgacagaaagcttatttattgagctttcatatgatgtataaatctcagttttgtcaaatttaaccttatgactggttttgtggtccagggtcgaatataaggccttaaaaagacttaaaaagtcttaaattcagttttgataGGTCTTAAATAGTTTTGGTCACATTTCCGCTAAAATATCTTCAGCCTTCATTACTTAATTTAGGTCCTGATGGAAAATTTCAGGTAAAGCATAAAAAAACGCCTTTCTAACAGTCTTTTTACATCCATTTTGACCGCTCCCAGccggaccgaacaaaccgcctgataaaggctacgtttacattaatccggatacatttgaaaacagagttttcactttaaaacgctctccgtccacactagcgtttccaagcgttttccaaaagtttcccatccacactgaaacgtaggaaaacatcgaATTCGTatcatagatatctattggtacagtatgcgtcacatgactataaatatgcgtcatcgttttcaaaagcctcgttttcacagtccacactacaacgtgaaaacgttTTCAagtttatccactttggccggagtttttagaaataatcattttctgtgataaaaacggggttttcgtgtaaatgagaggccaaaccgctgggaaatatctgcgtcttcccttcgtgtaaacgggatctaaaactgaagtgacaaataaccagcgaagcattgaaaggcaagaaagattcctattcgAATACATTCAACATAAACAGCAATTGacaatggatagtgtatttctggtctatttgtgacatactttaataCAAACGAACATATAGAgaaactctaaagaaacacacttaGGGAACAATTGAAAATgtgtagtttatttataacatgatatgtgaccctggagcacaaaaccagtcttaagtcgctggggtatatttgtagcaatagccaaaaatgcattgtatgggtcaaaattatagatttttcttttatgtcaaaaatcattaggaaattaagtaaagatcatgttccatgaagattttttgtaaaatccctactgtaaaactatcaaaatgtaatttttgattagtaatatgcattgctaagaacttaatttggacaactttaaaggtgattttctcaatattttgattttttccacctttaaatttcagattttcaaatagttgtatctcgaccaaatattgtcctatcctaacaaaccatacatcaatagaaagcttatttattgagctttcatatggtgcatatatctcagttttgtcaaatttaaccttatgactggttttgtggtccagggtcacatatagttcagtaatataccaaaggagctttttgctgaatattctcacgattacaaatgttacattcattttagttcaataaactagttagtcaagtagctacttacattttagacaagtatttactgttttgttctgttacaCCAACGACAATATTTCCAAAACAAGGATGACAGCAGAAGTAGCACATTCTCCAAGCAACGTTTTACCACCAACTTAAATGATCAGTTGAAATGACTCAATAACTCGCTCATtcagtgacttaccgccacctgctggtagttgaCTATGTTTAAAAGAATGCATCCCcaccccaacatttctaatttgtacattcataaaagtATTGAAAACATTAGTGTCATAACATgttttattgcacttttaattttgcagtgtaaatgatgTAATCTGTCTGCTAACAGCCATAGAGAATTTGATCAATTGTAACAATTTCAAAGGTGATGCAAAcatttcaaaagttaaaaaaggcctttataaaggtaaataaaaTCTCTAAGTGGTAGTTTTATGGTGacatttgtgtggaatagtatctgctgatatgaaaagttcactgtatatcgtagtaataaatataatttatgacagccatgaaattttgtttactttttacatttaaacacattaaatattacagatATGCATGCaatataatgtgtatttccattacaggtttaggtcttaaatttcatataaggtcttaaaaagtcttaaatttcccttgttcatatctgcagatacCATGTGcgtttatttggttaaaaatacagaaacaattataatattgtgaaatatttttagtatttaaaataaccactttctgtttaattatactttaaaatgtaatttatttctgtgatgcgcagctgaattttcagcatcattactgcagtcttcagtgtcacatgatccttcagaaatcattctaataaactgatttattatttttattgtcaatgttgaaaacagttgtgcgacttaatattttttggaacctttttcAGGATTtcctttgatcaataaaaagttcaaaagaacagcatttattccaaatataaatcttttctaacaatataagtctttactatcactttttaatcaACTTAACACAACCTTGGTGAATACAGTGGtgtgtattgttagaaaacctttctgttttaaataaatgctgttcttttgaaccttttattgatcaaggaaatcctgaaaaaagtatcacatttcTAAAATTCAACTTTTCTTacaaattttaatgtatattaatatatattgttttacatcgtaataatatttcacaataatattttttttctgtttctttaaTATCTTCCCTCTCTCATTTTCCCCTTTCCTCTTATAGAATCATATGTGCTATTCTTTTAATCAGCTGTACGCTGTATTTATTAAGTGTTAAGCTAGTATTCGATGTAGTGAAGGTAGGGTTGCAAAATTCCAGGAAAGTTTCCATGGGAATTAACGGGAATTAATGGGAATAAACTGGAAATTTGCAAAGTTGCAGGATCTAGGAACTTAAATGTAgttgagaaaaataatcttggtTAAAACAACTAGATTTAATGCAATTTCAGTTGAATTTCCAGTAAATCAGAAATGAAAAATCTAAGCACTATTTCTGTCAATTTATGCTCAATCAAGCTGCGATGCACTTTCTTTTAACTTCTGCTTCTGGTCAAAAGTTGatgtttttcatttatgtatttattatttatttctttatatacaaaaaaaaaactttttacagggttctttgatcaataaaaataataataaaaaagaacaacatttatttaaaacagaaatccttTTTAACAATACACTGCAGTTGTTACTCTACCGTTTtgttctttctttgaaagaaattaatacttttagtcaacaaggatgttaaattaataaagatATTAAACACTGATATTGTTCAAAAAGATTTCAGTTTTgattaaatgcttttctttttaagtTTCTATttgtaaatcctgaaaaaagtagattaaaaaaaaatacagtttttaaaaaattgtattgGTTTGCATGCATGTCAGCTTATCATGtgtcacaataaccttttaataaaagaaatcattctgatttattctgacaccgatttattatcagtgttggaaacagttgtgctacttaatcaTACTTTATGACACTTAAGTGAtactttttcatgattctttgatcaatacaaggttcaaaagagcagcatttatttaaaatagaaaacttttgtaacaaagtttggggtctgtaattttttttttttttttttttttttgaaaagttaatacctttattcagcaaggatgagttaaattggtaaaaagtgatagcaaagactttatattgttagaaaagatttatactTGGAATAAATCCTGTTCCtttaaacttcttattcatcaaataatcctgaaaaaagaatcaaaggttgcaaaaataaaaaatgtttctaacattgataattctaataataaatcagtatattaaaatgatttctgaaagatcatgtgacactgaagactgcagttaCAATGCTGAAATATtagctttgcatcaaagaaataaattacatttgaaagtaTAATCAAACAGAaagtggttattttaaatagtaaaaatatttcacaattttacagcttccttttgtatttttaatcaaataaatgcagtcttgatgagcagaagagaaacaaatttttcattttttttattacttgtaTTGGTTTGCATGCATGTCAGCTTATGATCAAACCAACTTTTTACATTCATATTTGTTTATGATACAGTTTCCTCAATTTTTTTATTAGTTCCCATAAATTCTTGTTAAGTTTTCAAATTAGAATATTTTCAAAGTTCCCACACAATTTACCAGAAATGTGCAACCCTAATTGTAAGTAGCCCATGATGAAGCAGGTTTgttgttcactgtggtttgtttgtgtttgtgtgtagttcTCATCTCAGCCTCTAGAGGCCCCTGATCTACAACCGTTCTACAGTCCTGACAAGATGCTCAGAGAGACCCCACTGTTGCCAGGCGACCGCATCCCTTTGCCCCGCCCACGGCCTGTACCTAGACCCGCCCACACAACCTTTCACCTACATCATCGACACAAACTCTGGGAGTCATGAActctgtgagagagagagagagtgtgtgtctgtgagagagagagagagagagagagagagagagagagagagagagtgtgtgtgtctgtgagagagagagagagtgtgtgtctgtgagagagagagagagaaagagattcaTTTTGCTTCATTGTATATTAATGtattggttttttttttaagcctAGCTTGAATTAATTTAATAGCAATAAATATgggattatttaaatattaaattggcTCTGAGTAAATATGCAAACACACTCTTGCTGGAAGAAATCTTGTGCACAGCTGCTTAACGTTCAGCAGGGTCAGTCATTAAAGCGATCAATCCACAAATTAATTACTGTGAGTCAGCAAGAGCACAGACATCATGAGCTGATTTCTCTGCTCGTCTGCGCTGAATGTTTACAAGATTGAATCCTGGGGGAAAAATCGGACATAATTTTCACCAAACTCAAAAGAAAAGAAATTTAAgaaatttttatttatgttattttttgtacaattttacagtgtattttatttagttagctgttatttttactgaatcaaaataacccaattgcagtttgattgagattaattggaatgcacaatgaaaaaacataattttttaaaaattgttaaaaacggagaaaaaatatattttttgcaaattAACTTTTCAACTCTATTTTGcacgaaaaaatattattttttgcatCTTGACAGTTTTCATAATTAAGCCCATTAACCCCCATATTCAAGTCTTTatgtatataatgcattataaaataatattaatgcattaattatgatTTGTAATGTACCATGCCCTAATGAATAACTAAGTTTAGTAAATAAAGTTAATTAAAAAACGATAAATTTTAGACACAATATGAAATCTGCAAGTATTGTTATGCATTTAAACTTTGcttacaattatttataaaaaaaatagcatcCATTATaacatacactgctgctcaaaagagcatttatttgattaaaaatacagaaaaaagctgtaatattgtgaaatgttaatgcaatttcaaatagtggttttctattttaatacactgtaaaataaattttattcctgtgatgcaaagctgaattttcagcctcattactgcagtcttcagcgtcacatgatccttcagaaatcattctaatatactgatttattatcaatgttgtcaataaaaggttcaaaagaacagcatctatTTAAAATAgataacttttgtaacaataaacacctcgttcaaagtttagggtcagtacatttttttttcctttttttttttttttgaaagaaattaatacttgtattcagtattcataaaaatacagaaaaaagctgtaatattgtgaaatgtcaatgcaatttaaaatgtcggttttctgttttaatatactgtaaaataaaatttattcctgtgataaaagctgaattttcagcatcattactccagtttgaacggcagtgtatataatgcattataaaagaatatttaatgcattaattatgatTTGTAATAATGCACCTTATATGCGTTGTGTAAGCTCaagtttagaaaataataaaatagaaaataaaaaaaaattacaaattttagACATAATAAGGACTCAACttgtttataaaatatataattgatTATAACATGCATAATGAATATTTTTCTAATGCATTTTACATAAAGGCTTCAAGTAGTGTTACTGTGAATTATTCAGTTAATTACACAAACTGAGTACTACAAATACTAGTATAGTTTATAGTGAATTTACACAATTTAAATCTTATTTTTATGGCATTACTGTAATAAAAATTAGGTTTATGTTCAGGAAGGTTTGAAGATTCTAAACCATcatgaaattaaaatatttaaatagcatGGAGTATGTTTCATTTCATACTTAATGCCATTTCATCCTATAAATATAGTATTATTGCATGTGCTACTGTAGTTTATGCTTAGTGTACATGCAAAGTTTCTTTCACAAGCaccttttttattctgtggtggaaaaagAACAACcaatacaagatataaactcgaaattgcaagaaaaaaaatcagattttatatCTAACAACTCAAAACTTTCTTTCTCGCAATTCAAAGGAATTACATGCATCCAcgaggaaaaaaaattatatcactCAGTTAATATAATTcatatatctcgtaattctgacttttttctcagactttATATATTCTGATGAAGTCAGAACTAAGAAAAAGCCTaatttgtgagattaaaaagttgcaCATAGCGTTTTTTTTCTGTGACAGAAACAAAAAGAcaatagaattgcgagatataaacttgtaattgtgagaacaaaattcgaaattctgagtttatatcttagaattttGACTTGATGTATctgataattatgactttttttctacaATTGTGTTTATGTCTCACGGTTCTTTTTATATCGCATATTCTGACtaattttaaaactaatttaaacttcaaactatttcagactgaaaatcaTCAAACTTTGAAAACTTtttagacgtttttttttttttttttttttttttttttgcttttcaaatgttttcaaactttctggtccatcTTTCTCAGcctttgtcttgacaaacttttttttaatctagtttaCTAATGCTAGCTTAGATCCATTaaatactacactgtaaaaaaaaattacattttacagtatttatttttttttttttacagttttcactttgatttacaggtaaataccgtaatttcatgaACTGATATAATGTCaatgtaccaaccttttgaagtactgaaatctttTTTGTACCTTTTGTAAttcactgataaccaccaaaaacATGTGGTGATAAGAAATTCACAAGATGAAGCAAAGTTTATCACAAACAGCTTTTGTTGTTGAAATCAACATTCACTTAGAATTATACGTGATTTAAGTACTTTTTGTtattaattgtgaccctggagcacaaaaccagtcgtaagtagcacaagGTATATTTGTACAAAATTATTGATTtcataccaaaaatcattaggatattaagatcatgttccatgaaaatatgtaGTAAATTTCaatatcaatatttaatatttgattagtaaaatgcattgttaagaacttcatttggacaacttcaaaggcgatttccttaatttattttttttatttttttttgcaccctcagattgcagatttgaGAACAggtgcatctcagccaaatattgtcctatcctaacaaaccagacatcaaaagaaagcttatttattcaggtttcaattgatgtattaatctcaattttcaaaaaatgacccttatgactggttttgtggacaagGTTCGCCATTCATATAGTCTAATGTAGGTAGCTCACATCTTAACAAGAGAAAGCTTACTGTAATGTGTTTTTGATTTGGT
This window encodes:
- the ppp1r35 gene encoding protein phosphatase 1 regulatory subunit 35, encoding MMSAEPHVRVAPEPLRVDPVRTTELVCPDLDLSVTLTPERPAERRHRQVRFNVSPERSGHSEPDPAFITVIPEPRNHQTTARKPQHKDKHGHESDSGSVRVTEGAELNTTLALRAELQEVENQVFDPERAVKDKLLSSSLTKNHVGSKAAEGLNFPRSQHLYRALVSVSLSRDQLISQALQDRPAMAPPTVSQTNKFSSQPLEAPDLQPFYSPDKMLRETPLLPGDRIPLPRPRPVPRPAHTTFHLHHRHKLWES